A window of Pseudobacteriovorax antillogorgiicola contains these coding sequences:
- a CDS encoding lysophospholipid acyltransferase family protein: protein MNTYLPASQKPLNLEKLSFLTKLKIVLTALGLSVALRLLHWTLRYQYFRMDHRQSAEQAHSSGSYAPALWHQNAVASLIAHQNLDFKAMVSSDLPGEIIVKVLSFFGYDSIRGEPARGGRVALREIYAKIPSGIKVAMTVDGPEGPRHEVKAGVVAIASTKAIPILPVAAVADRYWELKTWDRLRIPKPFAKVRVMYGQPIVIKENCEASEFEQTKIQVSQALHRIERQMARFRIY, encoded by the coding sequence ATGAATACCTACTTGCCCGCGTCTCAGAAGCCACTCAACTTGGAAAAGCTGAGTTTCCTGACGAAACTTAAAATAGTGCTGACAGCTCTTGGGCTTAGCGTGGCACTGAGACTCTTGCACTGGACTCTTCGCTATCAATATTTCAGAATGGATCATAGGCAAAGTGCCGAACAAGCTCACTCATCGGGATCATACGCTCCAGCCCTTTGGCATCAAAATGCTGTTGCAAGTCTCATCGCCCATCAAAATCTTGACTTTAAGGCGATGGTAAGCTCTGATCTCCCAGGTGAAATCATTGTAAAGGTTTTGTCGTTTTTTGGTTATGATTCTATTCGTGGTGAACCTGCTCGTGGTGGACGGGTTGCTCTGCGAGAGATTTATGCGAAGATTCCTAGTGGAATCAAAGTAGCGATGACGGTAGATGGTCCAGAGGGACCCCGTCATGAGGTAAAGGCTGGCGTTGTGGCTATAGCAAGTACCAAAGCGATTCCCATTTTACCTGTTGCAGCGGTGGCCGATCGCTATTGGGAACTAAAAACTTGGGATCGCTTGCGCATTCCCAAGCCTTTCGCGAAGGTTCGGGTGATGTATGGGCAGCCAATTGTCATCAAAGAGAACTGTGAGGCCAGTGAGTTTGAACAGACCAAGATCCAGGTATCCCAAGCTCTTCATAGAATTGAGCGGCAGATGGCACGGTTTCGTATCTACTAG